Proteins encoded within one genomic window of Pristis pectinata isolate sPriPec2 chromosome 5, sPriPec2.1.pri, whole genome shotgun sequence:
- the LOC127570310 gene encoding C-X-C chemokine receptor type 6-like, with protein MEHYDYGYYDYNESSTSVNDAETFCDNSKVTDFKGVYMPSLYAIIFVAGLLGNSLVIVIKVLYEKLKTITDLYMMNLAIADLILLCTLPLWAVDAQIGWTFGTFMCKVVNGVYTVNFYSCVFILTCVTINRYHAIVQATKMLQYKIIHGMFICGGVWVLAIILSLPEFILSDTNVDDPGKITCRMNYPPNSKIFKVGVCVTQMVVGFLIPFVTMIICYTIIAKKLLQAKGFQKHKSLKIIVAVVTVFMICELPFNIALLLQTLQIVSEESRSCEYYANINYAIIVTESIAYIHCCLNPILYVFIGVKFRNNFWKILKDVGCISQKQLHVYLKIECETSQQRSCVSETTVSPL; from the coding sequence ATGGAACATTATGATTATGGATATTATGACTATAATGAAAGCAGCACATCTGTTAATGATGCAGAGACATTTTGTGATAATTCCAAAGTTACAGATTTTAAGGGAGTTTATATGCCCAGTTTATATGCAATCATATTTGTGGCAGGGCTTCTGGGCAATTCTTTGGTCATTGTGATAAAGGTCCTTTATGAGAAACTGAAGACCATAACAGATCTCTACATGATGAATCTAGCAATTGCTGATTTGATCCTACTTTGCACCCTGCCACTCTGGGCAGTTGATGCACAGATTGGATGGACTTTCGGAACTTTTATGTGCAAAGTTGTAAATGGCGTGTACACCGTCAACTTCTATAGTTGTGTATTTATACTTACCTGTGTGACCATTAATAGGTATCATGCCATTGTTCAAGCAACAAAAATGCTTCAATATAAAATAATACATGGTATGTTTATTTGTGGAGGAGTTTGGGTGCTTGCTATCATCCTGTCTCTTCCAGAATTTATATTAAGTGATACAAATGTTGATGACCCTGGTAAAATTACATGCCGTATGAACTATCCACCTAATTCAAAGATCTTCAAGGTAGGGGTCTGTGTAACGCAGATGGTGGTGGGATTTCTGATACCCTTTGTGACAATGATCATTTGCTACACGATCATTGCAAAAAAACTGCTCCAAGCTAAGGGGTTTCAGAAGCATAAATCATTAAAGATTATAGTTGCAGTTGTTACTGTATTTATGATTTGTGAACTCCCATTCAATATTGCACTTTTGCTGCAAACTCTACAGATTGTCAGTGAAGAAAGCAGGAGTTGTGAATACTATGCAAATATAAACTACGCAATTATTGTAACAGAGAGCATTGCCTATATACACTGCTGCCTTAATCCTATTCTGTATGTATTTATTGGAGTGAAGTTTAGAAACAACTTTTGGAAGATTTTAAAAGATGTTGGATGTATCAGTCAAAAACAATTACATGTGTATCTGAAAATTGAGTGTGAAACATCACAACAAAGATCATGTGTAAGTGAAACAACTGTGTCTCCTTTGTAA